GAGGACTAGGACCAAGAGTCCGATTCCCTTTAAAACCGATTTTAACCGAAGCATAGTTTCTCCCTACGAATCCGAAGATTCGATTCTAAAAATATTCAGGACGATCGACGGAAACAATTCTCGTCGATCGCATTCGTCGCGTTTTTTACATCTTAGACAGATAGTCCGCAAGTTTCGTGAGAGTTTGGTTCAGACCTTCCGTCGCTCCGTACTTCTCGACTACTTCGTTGCGCGCTTCCGCAGTCTTAAAGACCGACTTCATGTAAAGTTCCGTTTTTCCATTCTTTTCCGTAAAGATTACGGTCACCTTGAATTCTCCCGGATAATCCGCTTCGCCGGTACCGTGGGTATAGACGAGTCGACTCGGTTTGACAACCTCGGTGTAATCGATCTGATTCGGATAATCCGTTCCGTCGGGACCGTGCATGATGAATTTCCAGACTCCTCCCGGTTTCACTTCCATGCTATCGATCGTATTCGTAAAACCGTTCGGCCCCCACCAATGGACGATGTGTTTCGGATTCGTCCAGGCTTCCCAAACCAATTCTCGGGGAGCATCAAAAATTCTCGTAGTAGAGATTTCCCGGTCCGCAGTACTCGATTCCAATTCTTTTTCCATGTCCGATTTCTCCTTTTGAAACGGTCTTAGTTCAGAGTGCCTGGGAGCCTTTTGCTTTCCGGTCGAAGCGCCCAGGAAGCGGCGACGAGGAGGAGCACCACAAGAGGAGTGATGATATGCCAGACTGCATTTCCCGCAAACGCGTTCGCTGCACTGGCGGCCGTGAGATTGAACAACATTCCCGCATAGGCCCATTCCTTCAAAAGAGCCAGCCTAGGAAGCAGGATTACGATTCCGCCTAACAACTTCCAAGGACCTAAGATCATCGGAAAATACGGTGGGAATCCTAGTTGTTGCATTCCGGCTGCAACCTCCGGACTTCCGCTTAAATAAATGATCCCTCCCGAGCCGAAACTCGCGGCGACAAGAACGGTGGTAACCCAATACGCGATATTCCGAATCAGGATTCTTGTCTTTGCCGGATTATGACCGGCTTCTTGTGTCGTCGTGTCCATTCTGTTGTAACTCCTTCAAATATTCTTCCAGACGATCGAATCGCTCTTCCCAAATCTTGCGATAGCGGTCGATCCAATCGGACGCTTCTTTTAAGGGACCTACTTCCAATTTTGCCGGGCGCCACTGGGCCTCCCGACCTCTCGAAATCAGTCCTGCTCTTTCCAATACTTTCAGATGTTTGGTGATCGCAGGCAGACTCATATCGAAAGGTTCCGCGAGTTCCTTCACGGAAGCCTCCCCCCCTTGGAGGGTGGATAAAATTTGCCTGCGAGTCGGGTCCGCAAGTGCGGCAAAGGTGACGCTCAACCGATCTTCCAGTATCGCAGATGAAACCATATAGTTAATTAACCAACTGGTAAAATAATAGATAGGAAGACTTTTTGTCAATGGAAAAAAGAAGAAGGCCCTGCATTTTCCTGCAAACAGGTGAGTTCGAAAGGAAATCTCGGACAAATTGGCAGAAACGGAAAGACAGCCCCGCCCGGATTTTGTCCTGGGGGGCTGTTCCAAGGTGAATCAATCAGGCAGGATTCTTTTGAATAGCACCGAGTCCAGAGCCCAAGCCCCTCCTCCGGAAAGAACGAGAAGACCCGAAATTCCGACGGCTAAAATATGATATTCGAATCCTTCTCCCGCTTGGGAACCGAACCAATTCATGAAGAATCCGTTTTGCCTTTGGTAGATCGCGGCCCCGATCATGACCAGGCCGATCCCCAAGGCCGAAATTCGGGTCCCGAAACCGAAGATCAGTCCTAAGGCACCGAAGGATTCTGCAAGAATCACCAGCACGGAAACCTGGCTCGGAATTCCCTGGGAGGAGAAGAAGTTCACTGTGGCAGAAAAGCCGTAGCCTCCGAACCATCCGAACAATTTCTGTAAGCCGTGGGGAAGCATTACCGCTCCGAGCGTGATCCTCGCAATCGTATAAGCGAAGTTCGCCTCCGTAAAAAGCAATTTTTCGATCATTCCATTCTCCTGTGAGAAGCGATTTCCCTCGCCTCCACGGAAGGAGTGTAACACGCAAGCGGAGTTTTCGTAAATGGACGGATCGATTCTTCTATTGCACTTTTCGCACTCGGTTCCGAATTTCCGCGGGAGTCAATCCGGATCGGATCTTTACGTACCGACTGAAATATGCTGAATCGGAGAATTCCAAGTCTCTAGATATTTCCGAAAGACTCAAGTCGCTGTGAATCAGGAGTCTCTTAATCTCCAACATAATTCTGTCATGAACCAGGGATTTTGCGGATTGCCCGAGGACGGATTTGCATTGTTTGTTGAGAAGAGCTGGAGAAAGACCCAAAGCTCGAGCGTAAAACGCTGTGCTTCTTTTTTGCAGAAAAAATTCGTCCAGCATCCGCTGGAATTCCGCGACTTTGGAGTCCCGAGAGGAGAAATTCGATACCTGGTCGTAATCCTTTTCCAATTGCAAAAGAATCAATTGGGAGATCGCATTTAGAGCTCTCGGATCTTCCTCGGCTTTCCAGGAAGATACCAATCTTCCGAAATCCGATCTTAAGGATTCGATATCCTTAGGTACGATTCCGGAAACCGTGGATCCGTATCGAAAGAAAGGAAAGTCTCGGAGGGAAGATCGAAAGCCGTTTTGCGCGTAAAAATCCGAGGAGACTTTCAATGCATAACCTTCGATGCGGCCGATGAAATTCCAGGAATGGACCTGCCCCGGTTTTAAAAAGAATACCGAATTTTTACGGATTTCGAACTCCGTAAAATCTATGGTATGAGTTCCCGCTCCTTGCAGAAAAAAGAAAACCGCAAAGTAATTGTGTCTATGAGAACTGGAATATTCCCGGAATGAAGGCGGGAGTTCCTCCAATTTGCCTGCGTAAAAAACGGACTCGGGAACTCTTTCTATTTCCGCGAGTGAAAAGGAAGGAATGGAAATTTCCCGCTCGACCATACAGGGTTTTTAGAATTCCGACGCGGAAACGCAAATCAAAAATCAGGTCCCGCGTCGGAGAAGACACGTTTACTTTTCTACCGGCATCCAGATTTCCAGACCGCCCTCCCCGGTAGCGGGATTGAACTCCTTTCCGTACTTTTCGAAATTCGGCGCGTTGACGGGTTTCGTACCGGACTCAGGAAACCATTTGTTCCAGATCGCGGAAATCGTGGACCGGATTCCGGCGATATGTCCTTTATGGGAAAATACCGCATAACGTTGAGTGGGCAGCTTCAAACGGACCAGGCCGCTCGGCAACGAATGGCCTTCGGCGACTTCTACAGCGCTCAAATAATCGAAGTTTCCTTCCTCGTCGAAGTTATAACAGACCCCGTAGGCATCCTCTCCGATCTGTCCGGGAATGTTTCCTAGATAAGGGGAAAATTTCTGCCATTGGTTCGGAATTCCTCCGGGGGATTGGCAATCGTAGCGTTCCAGAATGCCGACCATGATTCTGGGATTTAGAGTTTCGAATCGCGGCGGGTCGAGTGCGACGGTAATAGGTTGGGAATTCATCGTGATAGCCTCCACTAGATCGATGTTCTTCAGGTGTCCTAGGTTTCGTACCTGATCGGGAGTGGCGGAAAACTGGTCGCGGAAGGCACGGGTAAAAGCTTCATGAGATCCGTAGCCGACTTCGAGGGCTAGGTCGAGAATCGATTCCCCGGTTTCCATCAGTCGCTTTGCAGCTTCGCTTAACCGACGAGCACGAACGTATCGCATCAAAGAGACTCCCATCGCGTCCGCAAACGTTCGGGTGAGATGGAAGGGTGAAACTCCGGAAGCCTTTGCGATTTCCTCCAAGGAGATGTTCTCCCTGGAATGACTTTCCACGAACCAAAGGGCCTTCTGAACGAAATTCATGCCGTTTCTATCGATGCTTAGGAATGGAGAATACCAGACCTGCAAGCAATTCGCTTGATACTTCTTGCGATCCAAAAAGAAAAATCCGATTCATCGGAAATTTTTTCCGATTTTTAGAATTGTTACCGGAAAAAGGGAAAGGGCAATCATTCAATCGTTTACGTGAATCTTGACATCGTACGGGGCAGGATGTCCTTCTCCGCGCTCCACCCAATTTCTGAGACTCAAAAGAAAAGTGGCCCATTTCGTGCTGCAATGGTACATGAATTCCACCGGAGATTTCCATCCTGCATGGGAGAAAAGAACGAAGGTCTGCTTTTCCTTGTATACCAGTTTGAAAGTGACGGAGGTATCGATCCATTCCTCGGGACCTTCCATACATCTCCATTCCAAGAGTTTGTTCTTCACGAATTTCGTGACCTTCATCTTGGTAAAACCGAAATCCACGATTTTGCCGAGTCCCGTATTTCCCGAAGTCTCGGTCGTCCACCAATGAGACAGTCCTTGGATCGTATTGATCGCTTCGAAAACCTGATCGGGCTTGGATCGGATTCCTACTCTATGAAGTATGTCCGGCATGGGAGTCCTCCTTGTAAAACCAGGCACCGACGAAGATACCTAGGAAGGTAGAAACGAAACTTCCGACCAACTGTCCCGTAAGAATACGGTACGGGAAAATACCTAGAGTGATGAAATCGATGGACACGGAAAGCTTCGAAGCGATCCAAAGAACCAAAGCAGCGATCAAAGCAGTTTTGTGTCCGGCGCCGAAGCGGGGACGAATTCCGGCGTAAATCCAAACTCCGACGACACCCTGGAGGAAACACATCAAGGCCCAAAGCAAAAGAGAATCGGATTGGGGCAAGGGATGGATTACTCCGCTGGTTCTTTGCATCCAACCTTCGAAATCGTTTTTAAGAATGCCACCGTTTACGATGCCGGCAACAACGAAGAAAATCAGCCCTGCTAGGATTCCTCCTAGAAGCACTCTCGGGAAATTGATACTGGTCTTTGTCGTCATATCGGTCCTCCGACCCTAATCAGTTCTATAAATGAATGATGTCGATATTTCCCCAAGAGGCCTTTAGATATTCGGCCACAAAATGCCTATGGCAGTGCTCATGGGAAGGTTCGCTACAAAGCAGACAAGCGCCGTCGAAGAGATTTTTAGGAAAGAGGGTTTCCACTTTCCGTTTCTTCATCAGATTTACGAATTTCTTCTCGAAAACCTTCCAATCGCCCTTGTTCTTTTTATATTCGTCTAATATCTCCTGGGTCGGGGCCAGGTCCACGGAATGCACATAATCGATATGCGGAATCTCTCGCAGAAAGAACTGCAAATCGTCTTTTTTCGTGAAGCCGGCGAGCTGGGATACGTTGTTCAAACGGATGTCTATCACTCGCTTTAATCCGGGTTGCTTGAGCAGTTCGAAAAATTGGGATGCACTTTTTTGGGTGAATCCTAGAGTGAATAGCTTCAAGCGCTTCTCCTTGCCACAAGCCTTTCCGCGAGAACCCCCATAGGAAGATAGGCAAGCGTCAGATCCGAAACAATGAACCAAACCGGGGCAGGAAGCGTAAAGGAATTCATCACTCCGCCCAATAGAAAAAATGCGGCCACACCGAGTGCGAATTCCCTTTTGTGGCTTGCTGCGAGAAAAGAAACGGCGAGTCCGCTCGCGAACGTTCCTAAGGCATGGGCAAATAAGGGAATCATAAAATGTTTCGGTTGTAACAGATGTATGGAGGCCCTTAATCCTTCCATAGTCGTCAGATCGGCGCCGTCAGGAGGAGGAATCAGTCGACCTCCGAGAGTGATGATCCCCATATTTACGAAACTACCGAGAATGATTGCGGCGAGTATGGAGAGAATATTTCTTAATTTAGGATTCATAATGTACCTCTTATTAGACGGATGCGATTAGGAAGGCTTCGCCGCTGGAGAGTTTCAGCCCGTCGCTTCTCCCGACAAAATATTTCCGGGTAAGATCTTCCGCAGATACGTACTGCACTTGGGAGAAACCCGCTTTGCGGGCAAGGTCCAGAATATCCGGCGGACGAAAAAAGCTTAGAAAAGGAGTTCCTGCGGCACTCGCCGCCTTATAAACGGCCTCATGTTGGGGACGTTCTTCCGAATCGATCAGGTCCAAAGGAAGAATAAAGGTCATCGCGAGAGTGGAGCCCGGAGCAAGGGAAGCGATCTGACGTAACATCGCAAAGATCGCCTCTTGGGTAAGATACATGGTAACTCCTGTGGAGGCGACGACTGCCGGCCGACTTTGATCGAAACCGGCCTTCTCCAAAAGATTCCACCAAGATTCCCCCGCCTCGAAATCTACGGGAACGAAATGAAGCCAATCCGGAATGCCGAAACCCAGATCGACCAATCTTTGTTTTTTCCAAGCTTGAGGACCCGGCTGGTCCACTTCAAAAATCCGAAGTTGGGATGTGATCGACGGACGACGCTGGGCAAACGTATCCAAACCGGCACCTAAGATCACATACTGGTTTACTCCACGATCGCAATTTTCCAGAACTAGGTCTTCGATAAAACGAGCTCTCGCTACGATCGATGCCCGATAAGGTGCGGTCCCCGCCGGATGCATGTCCGGACGTTGGCGCCAACCTTCGTCCGGAGCCGTCAATTTCAAACCTATCTCGTCCTCCAACAAATGAGGAGGAGAATCTATCTGAACGTGCATGGCCCGCCACAAAGCCACACGCACTGCGGAGCTTTCGGGCCCGATCACTTTCTTATCTTGCATAGTTTTCTCTCGTATTAGGACTGCACCTTTTCTCGTTTTCCGTCAATTCCTTTCTTATAGGCCCGGGCAAGCCGGTCTATGTGTAGAAAAAATTTCCGAACATTTATTCAACTAAAAGGTTTAATACTTGACAGGATTCTATTCCGGAATCATTTATTTAACTAGATGGTTGAATTAAGGAAAAACGAGCAGAAACTGGATAGCGTGTTCGCGGCGTTAGCGGACAGCTCGAGAAGACAGATGCTTGCGAGATTGCGGAAACAGCCTCTCTCGATTTCCGAACTCGCGCAGCCTTTTTCCATGTCCTTTGCGGGAGTCGCAAAACATATAGATGTGCTGACTGCAGCCGGCCTTGTGCGCAAGGTGCGGGATCCTGAAGACGGGAGAAGTTACCGATTGGAATTGCAAAACCAAACCCTTTCCGAGGCGTCGGACTGGCTCGCTTACCATCAGCAATTCTGGAGCAATAAACTCGATAGACTCGAAACTTTTATAGAGGAGCAAGATCATGACCAAAGAGGTCCTAAAAGTAGAAAAAAAAATTAATGCGGAACCGGCTAGACTGTTTCGCGCTTGGTTGAAGCCGGACGAACTTGCGCGATGGTTCTTATGCTGTAACGAGATGGGCGTAGGGATAGGATCGGTCAGCATGGATCCGCGTCCCGGAGGGAAATTCCAAATCGATATGACTCTCGACGGAAAGGTTTTACCGCATACGGGAGAATACAAGGTGATCGAAGAACCGACCAGGTTGGTCTTTACTTGGAGATCGCATATGACGGGAGACCAGGATACTCTCGTTACCGTTACGTTTGCCGCCTTACCGGAAATCACGGTGGAGAGCGAAGGGAAGACGATTCGAAAACCCCAGACCCTCGTAACCTTGACTCACGAACTCCTCCCGACGAAAGAGCTTATCGAAGCCCACCATCGCGGTTGGACGAACATCATTGACGGCTTAGAGCATTGGCACGTGGGTAAAGAATAAACCGGCGGAAAACGCTAAAGATCGATCGACTCAATGGAAGGACTTCTGCGCGGACCGTCAAAGGCCGCGCGGTTTTCTTCCCGCAAAGCGGATCACGGAACCTTTTCCGTTGTGGAACAAACCCTCGTTCAGTTCGATCTCCTTTTCCACTAGTTCCAAACTTTCATAATTCGGAAAATCCTCTTGTAGTTCCCGGATCGAGAACAAGGATTCTATATCTTTCGGACCGCCTACTCTCTCGTCCTTCATTACATAATCGATATGTTTTTTGCTGAATGCCTCGAAGATTACGATTCCGTTCGGACGCAGGAATGTACCGAGGGTCCTATGGTAGGAAGATTTGATGTTCGCGGGAAAATGGGCATAGATCAGGGCGATCGCGTCGAATCGTTCCGGTTCGTATTCCGATGGATGCAACTCGGAAAGGACTCGGTAGTCGATTTGAACACCGTTGTCCTCCGCCAATTTGAGGGCTTTCTTCTTCCCTTCGATACTGATATCGAAGGCGGAGACCTTCCATCCTAGTTTAGCGGCGAAAACCGCGTTGCGCCCTTCTCCCTCCGCCGGGAAAAGAATGCTTCCGGGAGACAACCCTTCCAATCGTTCTTTCAGATATTCGTTCGGCTTCGTACCGAAAGCGAATTCCTCTTTCGCATATCTTTCATTCCAGCGATTCGTCCAAGGATCGTTCATATGTTCTCCTTTTTTAGACTTTCTTCATCTTCTTCAAGTCTTCGTTTTTGATTTCCACTGCGAACCTATCGAAATAAGGCAATACGGAATGAGTGTACGTATATCCGAACGACCAGCTAGCGTCATAGTTGCTTCTGTAAACGACGATCGGACCTACAAACGGACCGTAATCTTCACTCGGTCGATATACTACGTCCCGAGTCGCAGGTACAAAATCGCTGGACCGGGGGAAGCCATTCTCAATTTTGATCGGACAGAATCTAGTATCCGAGATTTCGACGGAAACATCCGGACCGACTCGACGGAAATCTTCGGAACTTAGACCGAATACGGTAAGCGCAACGTCCATGGCGCCGCAGAACTTACCGGCGGGAAGAAGTAACTTCGCAGAACCGCTATTATATTCCATCTGGATTTCCCGATTTTCCTCTGTGCTAAAAGCACTCATCGTGAAATACGGGTCTTGAACGATTTCCGTTCCGAAGGGAATTCCGGATTTCGTATAAGCGACAAGAGCGTCCGTAGGAAAATTGTAATATGCATACGCGTCATTGGAAAACGGAAAATTATGCGCAGAATCGAAACTCACAAGAGACAGTTTAGAACCGACCTTTTTATTCAAAGAATCCAAGAATTCATAGATGAAAGGCCATTGGATGCTCGTATCAAGGTTGATGAAACCGATTCCGGGCGCCGTTTTCCTCGGCTCTTTAACGAGTTCAAAGGAAATGTCTTTCAAGAATCGTCTCTCCGATCGGAGGTTTTCGCATTCCGTTTCGAACTGGGAATGCGGGAAAAGAGTTAGTCATCCAATCCTTTTCCACTAAGAATGCGAGGCGTACATTTTTCAATCCTAGATTCCCGGGTTTTGGATTGCTTTGCGGCGGAAAAATGGAGAATGTAAGCCCTTTGCCGTCCCGGAGTCAACGCATCAAAAGCGGCTTTCAAGGCGGAATTCTCATCCAATTTACTTAAAAATTCCTCAGGAATCGCATACTCTGCCGTCTTTTTAAAACTTACTTTCAAACCGGATTTTTCCACTTCGATCGCTTCCCGAACGTACGCTTTGATAACGGTTTTCATCTTCGTAATTTGTTGGGTATTCGTGAACCGGATCTGGCGTGCGGATTGTACGTTTTCCGTTTGTTGGATTAGAATTTTCTTGGGATCCTTTAGCAAAGCGCCCTTAAAAAAGAGAAGCGCGCAATACTCCTTAAATCCATGGATTAACACTAGATTGCTTTTCTCCAGAGTATAACAAGGCTGACCCCATTTGAATTCTTCGATCAAACCGCAATCGAGAAGGATCATTCTGAATGTTTCGAATTCTTCCCGCCATTGCTTCGCTTTCCTTAGATATTGATCGACTTTGGGATTCGTTTTACTCATCTCACTGTACATACGCTGCAACTTTTGAAAATCTGTAACCTCTTTTCTTGTTCCGAAGTCGGTATGCGATGGCATATCATCTTACGTTCCCGATCGTCCGCTAAAAAAATTCCTCCTCGGAGAAATTCTGCTTTTTCGATTTTCCCCAGAAAAGTTATTTTTGGAATACAAAACGGAATGTTAAGGAAAGACAAATGACTGCATTCAATACTTCCAGAGAGATCCAAGCAAGTGTAGAGCAGATTTTCGCAGCGATGAGCGACCCGAAACGCTTGTCTCAGTG
The DNA window shown above is from Leptospira fletcheri and carries:
- a CDS encoding SRPBCC family protein yields the protein MEKELESSTADREISTTRIFDAPRELVWEAWTNPKHIVHWWGPNGFTNTIDSMEVKPGGVWKFIMHGPDGTDYPNQIDYTEVVKPSRLVYTHGTGEADYPGEFKVTVIFTEKNGKTELYMKSVFKTAEARNEVVEKYGATEGLNQTLTKLADYLSKM
- a CDS encoding DoxX family protein, whose protein sequence is MDTTTQEAGHNPAKTRILIRNIAYWVTTVLVAASFGSGGIIYLSGSPEVAAGMQQLGFPPYFPMILGPWKLLGGIVILLPRLALLKEWAYAGMLFNLTAASAANAFAGNAVWHIITPLVVLLLVAASWALRPESKRLPGTLN
- a CDS encoding ArsR/SmtB family transcription factor is translated as MVSSAILEDRLSVTFAALADPTRRQILSTLQGGEASVKELAEPFDMSLPAITKHLKVLERAGLISRGREAQWRPAKLEVGPLKEASDWIDRYRKIWEERFDRLEEYLKELQQNGHDDTRSRS
- a CDS encoding DoxX family protein yields the protein MIEKLLFTEANFAYTIARITLGAVMLPHGLQKLFGWFGGYGFSATVNFFSSQGIPSQVSVLVILAESFGALGLIFGFGTRISALGIGLVMIGAAIYQRQNGFFMNWFGSQAGEGFEYHILAVGISGLLVLSGGGAWALDSVLFKRILPD
- a CDS encoding helix-turn-helix domain-containing protein, producing MVEREISIPSFSLAEIERVPESVFYAGKLEELPPSFREYSSSHRHNYFAVFFFLQGAGTHTIDFTEFEIRKNSVFFLKPGQVHSWNFIGRIEGYALKVSSDFYAQNGFRSSLRDFPFFRYGSTVSGIVPKDIESLRSDFGRLVSSWKAEEDPRALNAISQLILLQLEKDYDQVSNFSSRDSKVAEFQRMLDEFFLQKRSTAFYARALGLSPALLNKQCKSVLGQSAKSLVHDRIMLEIKRLLIHSDLSLSEISRDLEFSDSAYFSRYVKIRSGLTPAEIRNRVRKVQ
- a CDS encoding AraC family transcriptional regulator; protein product: MDRKKYQANCLQVWYSPFLSIDRNGMNFVQKALWFVESHSRENISLEEIAKASGVSPFHLTRTFADAMGVSLMRYVRARRLSEAAKRLMETGESILDLALEVGYGSHEAFTRAFRDQFSATPDQVRNLGHLKNIDLVEAITMNSQPITVALDPPRFETLNPRIMVGILERYDCQSPGGIPNQWQKFSPYLGNIPGQIGEDAYGVCYNFDEEGNFDYLSAVEVAEGHSLPSGLVRLKLPTQRYAVFSHKGHIAGIRSTISAIWNKWFPESGTKPVNAPNFEKYGKEFNPATGEGGLEIWMPVEK
- a CDS encoding SRPBCC family protein, with translation MPDILHRVGIRSKPDQVFEAINTIQGLSHWWTTETSGNTGLGKIVDFGFTKMKVTKFVKNKLLEWRCMEGPEEWIDTSVTFKLVYKEKQTFVLFSHAGWKSPVEFMYHCSTKWATFLLSLRNWVERGEGHPAPYDVKIHVND
- a CDS encoding DUF488 family protein, whose translation is MKLFTLGFTQKSASQFFELLKQPGLKRVIDIRLNNVSQLAGFTKKDDLQFFLREIPHIDYVHSVDLAPTQEILDEYKKNKGDWKVFEKKFVNLMKKRKVETLFPKNLFDGACLLCSEPSHEHCHRHFVAEYLKASWGNIDIIHL
- a CDS encoding class I SAM-dependent methyltransferase, giving the protein MQDKKVIGPESSAVRVALWRAMHVQIDSPPHLLEDEIGLKLTAPDEGWRQRPDMHPAGTAPYRASIVARARFIEDLVLENCDRGVNQYVILGAGLDTFAQRRPSITSQLRIFEVDQPGPQAWKKQRLVDLGFGIPDWLHFVPVDFEAGESWWNLLEKAGFDQSRPAVVASTGVTMYLTQEAIFAMLRQIASLAPGSTLAMTFILPLDLIDSEERPQHEAVYKAASAAGTPFLSFFRPPDILDLARKAGFSQVQYVSAEDLTRKYFVGRSDGLKLSSGEAFLIASV
- a CDS encoding ArsR/SmtB family transcription factor, which produces MVELRKNEQKLDSVFAALADSSRRQMLARLRKQPLSISELAQPFSMSFAGVAKHIDVLTAAGLVRKVRDPEDGRSYRLELQNQTLSEASDWLAYHQQFWSNKLDRLETFIEEQDHDQRGPKSRKKN
- a CDS encoding SRPBCC family protein; this encodes MTKEVLKVEKKINAEPARLFRAWLKPDELARWFLCCNEMGVGIGSVSMDPRPGGKFQIDMTLDGKVLPHTGEYKVIEEPTRLVFTWRSHMTGDQDTLVTVTFAALPEITVESEGKTIRKPQTLVTLTHELLPTKELIEAHHRGWTNIIDGLEHWHVGKE
- a CDS encoding class I SAM-dependent methyltransferase, which gives rise to MNDPWTNRWNERYAKEEFAFGTKPNEYLKERLEGLSPGSILFPAEGEGRNAVFAAKLGWKVSAFDISIEGKKKALKLAEDNGVQIDYRVLSELHPSEYEPERFDAIALIYAHFPANIKSSYHRTLGTFLRPNGIVIFEAFSKKHIDYVMKDERVGGPKDIESLFSIRELQEDFPNYESLELVEKEIELNEGLFHNGKGSVIRFAGRKPRGL
- a CDS encoding YdeI/OmpD-associated family protein, whose protein sequence is MSKTNPKVDQYLRKAKQWREEFETFRMILLDCGLIEEFKWGQPCYTLEKSNLVLIHGFKEYCALLFFKGALLKDPKKILIQQTENVQSARQIRFTNTQQITKMKTVIKAYVREAIEVEKSGLKVSFKKTAEYAIPEEFLSKLDENSALKAAFDALTPGRQRAYILHFSAAKQSKTRESRIEKCTPRILSGKGLDD